In Elusimicrobiota bacterium, a single genomic region encodes these proteins:
- a CDS encoding HAD family hydrolase → MTGTKVKVLKVLLFDIDGTLVRAGGAGRKALNRAVYLLYGKKNICAEFSLAGRTDLWNFRAAFEKSRGRSPSRAELEELHQEYLRLLPRYIKAALRKKSYVHPRGIKVLLKRLSREKGVLLGLGTGNMERGARIKLEPSGFNAYFLFGGYGSDSFHRPGLLKRAVRRAEKLAGAVIDDSDVYVIGDTPLDVEAGRKAGFKTVAVGTGFASWQSLVESKPDYLARDFTPARLWLQWFGIKE, encoded by the coding sequence ATGACTGGCACCAAAGTCAAAGTTCTCAAAGTTCTTCTTTTTGACATAGATGGGACGTTGGTGAGGGCGGGCGGGGCGGGGCGCAAGGCCTTGAACCGCGCGGTCTATCTTCTTTACGGAAAGAAAAACATCTGCGCGGAGTTCAGCTTGGCCGGAAGAACCGACCTTTGGAATTTCCGCGCGGCCTTTGAGAAGTCGCGAGGCCGGAGTCCGAGTCGGGCGGAGCTGGAGGAGCTTCACCAAGAGTACCTGCGCCTTTTGCCGCGCTACATCAAGGCCGCGCTCCGGAAGAAGTCCTACGTGCACCCGCGGGGCATTAAGGTTCTCCTCAAGAGGCTCAGCCGCGAGAAGGGGGTGCTTCTGGGTCTTGGGACCGGCAACATGGAACGGGGTGCCCGCATCAAGCTCGAGCCCTCGGGATTCAACGCCTATTTCCTGTTCGGGGGCTACGGCTCGGACTCCTTCCACAGGCCCGGCTTGCTCAAGAGGGCCGTGCGCCGGGCCGAGAAGCTGGCCGGAGCCGTGATCGATGACTCCGACGTCTACGTGATCGGAGACACCCCCTTGGACGTGGAGGCCGGGCGCAAGGCGGGATTCAAGACCGTGGCGGTGGGAACGGGATTCGCCTCTTGGCAGTCTTTGGTCGAATCCAAGCCCGACTATTTGGCCCGGGATTTCACCCCGGCGAGGCTCTGGCTCCAATGGTTCGGCATAAAGGAATGA
- the hutU gene encoding urocanate hydratase — translation MRAVRAPRGSRISCRGWQQEGALRMLMNNLDPEVAERPRDLVVYGGRGKAARDWKSFKAIVRSLKALKDDETLLVQSGKPVGVFRTFEHAPRVLIANSNLVGRWATWEHFNELEKKGLMMYGQMTAGSWIYIGTQGIVQGTYETFAAAARKHFNGSLSGRLVVTSGLGGMGGAQPLAATMNGAAFLAVEVDPARIEMRLKTRYLDAMETSLDAALCRVQEAREKGEALSVGLLGNAADIIPELARRKVPVDLLTDQTSAHDPLVGYIPKGLSLGQAAGLRAANPQEYLSRARQSIAKHVQGMLELKRQGAIAFDYGNNIRAMAYQAGVKRAFDIPGFVPEFIRPLFCEGKGPFRWAALSGDPRDIAVTDQEVLKLFPKDEALARWIRLAREKIAFQGLPARICWLGLGARAEMGLRINYLVRKGKLAAPVVIGRDHLDAGSVASPHRETEGMKDGSDAVADWPILNALLNTASGASWVSFHHGGGVGIGYSLHAGQVCVADGTKGMDARLERVLTNDPALGVVRHADAGYPEAVKTAKGKKLKWGL, via the coding sequence GAGGCCCCGGGACCTGGTGGTTTACGGCGGGCGCGGCAAGGCCGCCCGGGACTGGAAGTCATTCAAGGCTATCGTTAGGTCCTTAAAAGCCTTGAAGGATGATGAAACTTTGCTCGTCCAATCCGGCAAGCCCGTCGGGGTTTTCCGCACTTTCGAGCACGCCCCGCGCGTGCTCATCGCCAACTCGAACCTCGTCGGGCGCTGGGCCACCTGGGAGCATTTCAACGAGCTCGAGAAAAAGGGGCTCATGATGTACGGGCAGATGACGGCGGGCTCCTGGATATACATCGGCACCCAGGGCATCGTCCAGGGAACCTATGAGACCTTCGCCGCGGCCGCGCGCAAGCATTTCAACGGCTCTTTAAGCGGCCGGCTGGTCGTCACCTCGGGCCTCGGGGGCATGGGCGGGGCCCAGCCCCTGGCCGCGACCATGAACGGGGCTGCCTTTCTGGCCGTGGAGGTGGACCCCGCCCGCATCGAGATGCGCTTGAAGACCCGCTACCTCGACGCCATGGAGACCAGTCTGGACGCGGCCCTGTGCCGCGTCCAGGAGGCTCGAGAGAAAGGCGAAGCCCTTTCCGTCGGGCTTTTGGGCAATGCCGCCGACATTATTCCCGAGCTCGCCCGTCGAAAAGTTCCGGTGGATTTGCTCACCGACCAGACCTCGGCCCATGACCCCTTGGTGGGCTATATCCCGAAGGGACTGTCGCTCGGTCAAGCTGCGGGACTGCGCGCCGCCAATCCCCAAGAGTACCTCTCCCGGGCCCGGCAATCCATCGCCAAGCATGTCCAGGGCATGCTCGAGCTCAAGCGCCAAGGGGCTATCGCTTTCGACTACGGCAACAATATCCGGGCCATGGCCTACCAGGCCGGGGTTAAGCGCGCTTTCGACATCCCGGGATTCGTCCCAGAGTTCATCCGGCCGCTTTTCTGCGAGGGCAAAGGCCCTTTCCGCTGGGCCGCCCTCTCCGGAGACCCGCGCGACATCGCGGTCACCGACCAGGAGGTCTTGAAGCTATTCCCCAAGGACGAGGCCTTGGCGCGCTGGATTCGCCTGGCCCGTGAGAAAATCGCCTTCCAGGGCCTGCCCGCGCGGATCTGCTGGCTGGGCCTGGGAGCCCGGGCCGAGATGGGGCTTCGCATCAATTATTTGGTCAGGAAGGGAAAGCTCGCCGCCCCGGTCGTGATCGGCCGGGACCATTTGGACGCCGGTTCGGTGGCCAGCCCCCACCGCGAGACCGAGGGCATGAAGGACGGCTCGGACGCGGTCGCGGATTGGCCCATCTTGAACGCCCTCCTCAACACCGCCTCGGGAGCCTCCTGGGTGAGCTTCCACCATGGAGGAGGGGTGGGGATCGGCTATTCGCTCCACGCGGGCCAGGTTTGCGTGGCCGACGGGACCAAGGGCATGGATGCGCGCCTGGAGAGGGTTCTCACCAATGACCCCGCCCTCGGGGTGGTCCGCCATGCCGATGCTGGTTATCCTGAAGCCGTTAAAACCGCAAAGGGGAAAAAGCTCAAATGGGGACTTTGA
- a CDS encoding aldehyde dehydrogenase family protein, with protein MNKDELDAIVGRAAAAFAKTAAWPSHARAKALLSVSAAIEREAETFARLIAEEVQKPLKEARREVGRAVFTFRWASEEAKRFRGEVLPLDLDPNAEGRLALVRRFPRGPALFITPFNFPLNLVAHKVAPAMAVGIPFVLKPAPQAPRTAIKLAEVVRAAGWPEEAMAVAVVSNEEAEALVRDERFKILSFTGSAKVGWHIKSLAGKKHVLLELGGNAGVLVAADADVPWAAARSAWGAYYYSGQVCISVQRIYVEAPVYGEFKDLLLKNIAELRIGAPLDENTDIAPLISQEAAERVEAWIEEAVKGGGRVLRGGKRQGSLLPPTLIENAPETCRLSREEAFGPVAILRKVASRHEGLEKIAQGPYGLQAGIFTNDLRGVFEAWENIPVGGLIVNDIPSFRSDAMPYGGTKDSGTGREGARYAMEEFTELRTLVIKP; from the coding sequence ATGAACAAGGACGAACTTGACGCCATCGTCGGCAGGGCAGCGGCGGCCTTCGCCAAGACCGCGGCCTGGCCTTCCCATGCCCGGGCCAAGGCCCTGCTATCGGTTTCCGCGGCGATCGAGCGCGAGGCCGAGACTTTCGCCCGTCTCATCGCCGAGGAGGTGCAGAAGCCCTTGAAGGAGGCCCGGCGCGAGGTGGGCCGGGCGGTATTCACCTTCCGCTGGGCGAGCGAGGAGGCCAAGCGTTTTAGGGGAGAGGTCCTGCCTTTGGACCTCGACCCCAACGCGGAGGGCCGGTTGGCTCTTGTCAGGCGGTTCCCAAGGGGACCCGCCTTGTTCATCACGCCCTTTAATTTCCCGCTCAACCTCGTCGCCCACAAGGTGGCCCCGGCCATGGCCGTGGGCATTCCTTTTGTCTTGAAGCCCGCGCCGCAGGCCCCGCGCACGGCCATAAAGCTCGCCGAGGTCGTGAGAGCCGCGGGCTGGCCCGAGGAGGCCATGGCCGTGGCTGTGGTCTCCAACGAGGAGGCCGAGGCCTTGGTCCGGGACGAGCGCTTTAAAATCCTCTCATTTACCGGCAGCGCCAAGGTCGGCTGGCATATCAAGTCCCTGGCCGGCAAAAAGCACGTGCTCTTGGAGCTGGGCGGCAACGCCGGGGTTCTGGTGGCCGCGGACGCGGACGTGCCCTGGGCCGCGGCGCGCTCGGCCTGGGGGGCTTATTATTACTCCGGGCAGGTGTGCATCTCGGTCCAGCGCATTTACGTCGAGGCGCCGGTCTACGGGGAGTTCAAGGATTTGCTCCTTAAAAACATCGCGGAGCTTAGAATCGGCGCACCCCTGGACGAAAACACCGACATAGCGCCTCTCATCTCGCAAGAGGCCGCCGAGCGCGTGGAGGCTTGGATCGAAGAAGCCGTAAAGGGAGGAGGCCGGGTTCTTCGCGGAGGCAAGCGCCAGGGGAGCCTGCTTCCACCCACCTTGATCGAGAATGCCCCCGAGACCTGCCGATTGTCCCGCGAGGAGGCCTTCGGCCCGGTGGCCATCCTGCGCAAGGTCGCGTCCCGGCACGAGGGGCTTGAGAAAATCGCCCAAGGCCCCTACGGCTTGCAAGCGGGGATTTTCACCAATGATTTGCGTGGAGTCTTCGAGGCCTGGGAAAATATCCCGGTCGGCGGGCTCATTGTTAATGACATCCCTTCCTTCAGGTCGGATGCCATGCCTTACGGGGGCACCAAGGACTCGGGAACGGGCCGGGAAGGGGCGCGCTACGCCATGGAGGAGTTCACGGAGCTGCGTACCTTGGTGATAAAACCGTAG
- a CDS encoding YajQ family cyclic di-GMP-binding protein, producing MPSEFSFDVVSEVDLNLVQECVNVAMKEIANRFDFKGSAVSIELNQKEKKLVVRAEDEFKIEAVLDILNTRMAKRGLPLKNFQKGKLEQALGQTARMEVAIQAGIPSEKAKEIAAAIKAEKLKVVASIQGEQVRVAGKSKDELQSAMALIRGKSFGIDLQFKNFR from the coding sequence ATGCCATCTGAATTTTCTTTCGATGTCGTGAGCGAAGTGGACCTGAACCTGGTCCAGGAGTGCGTCAACGTGGCCATGAAGGAGATAGCCAACCGCTTCGACTTCAAGGGCTCGGCGGTCTCCATAGAGCTCAATCAAAAGGAAAAAAAGCTCGTGGTTCGCGCCGAGGATGAGTTCAAGATCGAAGCGGTGCTGGACATCCTCAACACCCGCATGGCCAAGAGAGGCCTTCCCTTGAAGAATTTCCAGAAGGGCAAACTCGAGCAGGCCCTGGGCCAGACCGCGCGGATGGAGGTGGCGATCCAGGCGGGCATCCCCTCGGAGAAGGCCAAGGAGATCGCGGCGGCCATCAAGGCCGAAAAGCTCAAGGTTGTCGCCTCCATCCAGGGCGAGCAGGTGCGGGTAGCGGGCAAGTCCAAGGACGAACTTCAGTCCGCCATGGCCTTGATCCGGGGCAAGAGCTTCGGTATAGATTTGCAGTTCAAGAATTTTCGCTGA
- a CDS encoding imidazolonepropionase — protein MSALILNISQLLTMAGPGPRKGAQMGSLGLVRDGAVLVENGEILAAGPRGEVLRHEKAGSARIIDAGKRVVLPGFVDSHSHPVFAFPRLDDFESRIKGSTYAQIAENEGGILSTVRGVRTASQGELSQGLRERARKFIESGTTTLEAKSGYGLELEAEMKMLRAIKTVAEQGPLEIIPTLIGAHAFPPELDGRRGEYVRQVCEEMIPAAAKEKLAVFVDVFCERGYFTIEESKRILQSARQAGLQTKIHAEQLSHAGSAALAVECGAASADHLDCAGPADAKVLAHSQTVACLVPGSNYFLDKPYPPARELIDAGAAVALATDFNPGTCPCWDMRQILSIATTQMKMAPAEAITAATINGAWALGLGRTHGSLEPGKKADILCYEAQDYREIPYYFGNSGTAWVMKSGAVVYSSEDLKL, from the coding sequence ATGTCTGCGTTAATTCTTAACATTTCACAACTCTTGACCATGGCCGGCCCGGGTCCGCGCAAGGGCGCCCAGATGGGCTCCTTGGGCCTGGTCCGAGACGGGGCGGTCCTGGTCGAGAACGGGGAAATCCTGGCCGCAGGCCCGCGCGGCGAGGTGCTACGCCATGAAAAGGCCGGATCGGCGCGGATCATAGACGCGGGCAAGCGCGTGGTCCTGCCTGGGTTCGTGGACAGCCATTCCCACCCGGTCTTCGCCTTCCCGCGCTTGGATGATTTTGAGTCGCGGATCAAGGGCAGTACTTACGCCCAGATCGCGGAAAATGAAGGAGGTATTCTTTCCACCGTGCGCGGCGTCAGAACCGCGAGCCAAGGCGAGCTGTCCCAAGGGCTGCGAGAGCGCGCCCGCAAGTTCATCGAGTCCGGGACGACCACCTTGGAGGCCAAGTCCGGCTACGGCCTCGAGCTCGAGGCGGAGATGAAGATGCTGAGGGCCATCAAGACCGTGGCGGAGCAAGGCCCCTTGGAGATAATCCCCACCTTGATCGGGGCCCACGCCTTTCCGCCGGAGCTGGACGGCCGCCGGGGCGAGTACGTCCGCCAAGTGTGCGAGGAGATGATCCCGGCCGCGGCCAAGGAGAAATTGGCGGTTTTCGTGGACGTATTTTGCGAGAGAGGCTACTTCACTATTGAGGAATCGAAAAGAATACTTCAGTCGGCCCGGCAGGCCGGGCTCCAAACTAAAATCCACGCGGAGCAGCTCTCCCATGCCGGGAGCGCGGCCCTGGCTGTGGAATGCGGCGCCGCATCCGCCGATCATTTGGATTGCGCGGGCCCTGCTGACGCAAAAGTCTTGGCCCACAGCCAGACCGTGGCCTGCCTGGTGCCGGGCTCCAATTATTTCCTAGACAAGCCTTACCCGCCAGCCCGCGAGCTTATCGATGCGGGCGCAGCCGTGGCCTTGGCCACGGACTTCAACCCGGGGACATGTCCCTGCTGGGACATGAGGCAAATCCTCTCGATCGCGACCACCCAGATGAAAATGGCCCCGGCCGAGGCTATCACGGCGGCCACGATCAACGGAGCCTGGGCCTTGGGCCTGGGACGAACGCATGGCTCGCTCGAGCCGGGGAAAAAGGCCGATATTCTTTGCTATGAGGCTCAGGACTACAGAGAAATCCCATACTATTTTGGAAACTCGGGCACTGCGTGGGTGATGAAATCCGGCGCCGTGGTTTACTCCAGTGAGGACTTGAAGCTGTGA